In Candidatus Methylomirabilota bacterium, the genomic window CAACAATCGCCGGTCGCCCCCGCCGAGGGCCGGCGCCCCTTCGTAGACCACGATCCGGTCAGACATCCACGAACGCTTCCCGGGCGTCCTGCTTGATGAGCTGCCAGCACTCGTCCACCAGCGCGAGGAACGCCGGGGCCAGCAACGTGCGCTCATCACGCGGGCGCGGGAGCGGGATCGGCCGCGCGGTCAGGATCCGCCCGGGCCGGCGCGTCATGACGACGACGCGATCGCCCAGCAGGACGGCTTCCTGGATCTGATGGGTCACGTAGAGGATCGACTTCCGCGTCCGTTCCCACAGCGCCATCAGCTCGAGCTGCATCAGCGCGCGGCTCTGGGCGTCGAGCGCGGAGAACGGCTCGTCCATCAGGAGGAGCGCCGGTTCGACGGCCAGCGCGCGGGCGATGGCCACCCTCTGCCGCATGCCGCCGGAGAGCTGGTGCGGGTATCGGTCCTCGAACCCCTGGAGTCCCACCAGCTCCAGCAGGCCCCGCGCGCGCGCGTCCCGGTCCGGCGCCGGCATGCCCCGCACCTCGAGCCCGAACCCGACGTTCCCGAGCACCGTCCGCCAGGGGAACAGCGCGTGCTCCTGGAACACCATCGACGTCATGGCGGTGCTCTCGGCGACGCCCTCGAACACGACGCGCCCGCGGGTCGGGGGCAGGAGCCCGGCGATGACGTGAAGGAGCGACGACTTTCCGCACCCCGAGGGGCCGAGGATGGTGACGAACTCGCCGCCCTCGACGACGAGCGAGACGTCGTGCAGGGCCTCGATCGAGCGCCCGTCGCGGCCGGTGAACACCTTGGAGACGCCCTCGACGACGACACGCATCGAGGCCCCGACCTCAGTGACGGGATGCGGGGGGCATCCGCTACCGAGTCTAGTGCATGAGGCCGGCGACGTCGAGCGCGGTCTCCGCGAGGTAGAACAGCAGGAGGCCTATCTCAAGCCCCGACACGACGCTCCATCTCTTCCCGCTCGCACTCCCCGCACAGACCGAACAGCTCGAGGTGGTGCGAGCGCACCGCCACGCCGAGATCCGCTCCCTCGACCGGGCAGCGCCGGACGTCCTCGATCCGGCCGCAGGTCTCGCAGACGAAGTGGTGGTGGTGCGCTCGGTAGTCCTCGGCCAGCTCGTAGCGGTGGGCGCCGTCCCCGAGCTGAATGCGGCGCACGACCCGCAAGTCATACAGGAGATTCACTGTGCGGTAGACCGACGAGAGGTTGATCCGGCGCGACCTCGCCCACTGGCCGAGTCGCTCGTGAATCTCCTCGGCCTTCAGCGGGGTCAGGGCCTCGATCAGCACATGGAGGACAGCCCCGCGCGGGCGGGTCCAGGCATGGCCGGCAG contains:
- a CDS encoding ABC transporter ATP-binding protein, whose protein sequence is MRVVVEGVSKVFTGRDGRSIEALHDVSLVVEGGEFVTILGPSGCGKSSLLHVIAGLLPPTRGRVVFEGVAESTAMTSMVFQEHALFPWRTVLGNVGFGLEVRGMPAPDRDARARGLLELVGLQGFEDRYPHQLSGGMRQRVAIARALAVEPALLLMDEPFSALDAQSRALMQLELMALWERTRKSILYVTHQIQEAVLLGDRVVVMTRRPGRILTARPIPLPRPRDERTLLAPAFLALVDECWQLIKQDAREAFVDV
- a CDS encoding transcriptional repressor; this encodes MSGAPRVEVERIRALLTTAGHAWTRPRGAVLHVLIEALTPLKAEEIHERLGQWARSRRINLSSVYRTVNLLYDLRVVRRIQLGDGAHRYELAEDYRAHHHHFVCETCGRIEDVRRCPVEGADLGVAVRSHHLELFGLCGECEREEMERRVGA